A segment of the Pantoea sp. At-9b genome:
CAGTAACTACCAAAGGAAAACCGAAATGGTAGACACACTTAAAACAGCAATCCGCCTGATGAGCAAAGCTCACCCCGCTGGTCGTTTGGGCATGGCTTATGACTTAGGCATGACCATTGATCAGTTTCACAACCACCTTTACCGCAAGTGCCAGAGCCGTTTTTTCACGGTTGATGAGCTGATGAAGATGGAAGACCTGTCCGGCACTAACCACCTGGCTGAATACTTTGCCGCACGGCGTGGCCTGACGCTGGTGGACATCTCAGCAGTGCAGAACGTGGACAAGGTTGATCTCTTTGACATCGAACTGAAAACCAGTGCAGCCGCTGGTGAGCTTGCGACCGCCAAACTTGCAGCCGTGTCAGATGGTGTAATTGACAACCACGAACGCAAAACCCTTTCCGAGCTTTTTAACAAAAAAATCCGTCATCAGATTCACGGCTTTATGGGCTTTCTTGCGCTCTATGGCGTGGGTGTCTCGGATCATTCGGTGGATATGTTTGTAGCGAGCAATCGCAAAGCAGATATGGCGGGAATGCATTTTGAGTCGCCGGAGGCGTGATGAAAGTTTTGACAGCGTCAGAAAGGTTGACGCCCGAGGTTGCAGCCCCAGGCGTCGGTTTGCGAGTAAATCAACTGGTATGGAGAGTTAATCGCATGAACATTTTACGCAGAAATAAGCCATCAGTGCAATTTCGCTGCCGTTTGGTAGCTGGTGCGCTGGTGTTTGAACAGAGATTACCCGCTGCTGGTGGACCCGGCAACTACCAGGAAGTGAGCCTGATGGTAGTTCAGACCGAGTGGAATGATTTTTATCGTAAGCCGGAGACAGAGCATTGCGAATCCTCGACCGACGATTTACCGACAAGCGCGGTGTTCCCGTCAAAGTCATCCGCTGGGAGCCTGAATCAAACCGGGTTATCTACCTTCGCGAAAACTACGAACATGGCGAGTGCTTCAGCCCTCTTGACCAGTTCCAGCGTTATTTCAGGGAAATAGGGGTCAGGGATGAGCGTTAAATTATCTGCATACGTCTGGGACGGATGCGCCGCAGCGGGAATGAAGATCACCAGTGTAGCCATCATGGCGCGCCTGGCTGACTTCTCCAGCGATGAGGGGCTTTGCTGGCCTTCTATCGCCACTATTGCCCGTCAAATCGGCGCAGGCCCGAGCACTGTCCGTACCTCACTGAGAAAGCTGGAAAGCGAAGGCTGGTTGACTACTACGCCGCGACGCAAGGGCAACCGCAACAATTCCAACATGTACCAGTTGAACGTGAAGAAGCTGCGTGAGGCTGCTGCGCTTCACCTGTCAGAATCTGACGCATCAGAATCTGACACATCAAAATCTGACGCGTCAAAATCTGGTGCATCAGTTTCTGACGCATCAAAATCCGGTGCACCAGAATCCGACAAAAACACCGGTTTTCACCCGCCAGAATCTGGCGACGATCCGTCAGTAAATTCAACTACTGATCCATCAGATAAAAACACCTCTTGTCAGGTTGCCTCGCAACCCGACCGGGATGTTGTGATTACCGACCTTGCTAAACAGGTTTTAACCCACCTGAACCAAATCACTGGCTCAAAATTCCAGGTCAGTCGTTCATCACTGGAAAATATCCGCGCTCGACTTGCCGAGGGCTACGAACCCGATGAGCTGAAGCTGGTTGTTGATTACAAGAATGAGCACTGGCGAAACACTGAGCAGGAGCAGTACCTACGCCCGGCAACGCTGTTCATCCCGAAAAACTTTGCTGGCTATCTCCAGTCGGCAACGAAGTGGGACAAGTCAGGCAGACCGCCATGCGTGAATGGGAAATGGCAGCGTGATGTTAACCAAACGGCGAATGTTGATTACACCATTCCAGATGGCTGGCGGGGGGCATGATGAACACAGAAACGTTGATTCTGACTCACCTGATGGCCTTTCCCGGCCAGACTCCTGCGCAGATTGCCAATGCAATCGGACGCACCCGCAGCACTGTTGGCGCATCTCTGCCAGTGATGGTTGCTGTTGGTGATATCTGGAGTGATGCCGAAGCTCGCTACTACACCGCAGAACCAGCAGGCGAGGGTGATGAGAAATACATTGCGCTTTGTGACGAGGCATATCGCCTTCAGGAGCGGAATTTGTGGAACCCAGCCGCCCATGTCTGGCATCAGGCGCAAGAGGCCACACTGAAGCCAGGACTGCGGGAGAAGGCACGAATCAGGGCAATCATGTGTGTCGAGAAAGCCAGAGAGAAAGACCCAAGGCCCGGGCCTGATCCGTTCTGTCGCAGGGGTAACTTCCGATGAAAGCAGCCATACAGCGCCACTGGCGGCGCAATGAAGATTTCTACCGTGGAGCACGTCCTGCGGTCCTGATGATAACCGTTCTGATTTTCGCACTGGCATGGGAGCTGACAAACCAATGAGTAACTTACTCCAGGTTTATAAAAACAAAGACGACACCGAAACAAACATCACTGTCCGCAA
Coding sequences within it:
- a CDS encoding YmfL family putative regulatory protein → MVDTLKTAIRLMSKAHPAGRLGMAYDLGMTIDQFHNHLYRKCQSRFFTVDELMKMEDLSGTNHLAEYFAARRGLTLVDISAVQNVDKVDLFDIELKTSAAAGELATAKLAAVSDGVIDNHERKTLSELFNKKIRHQIHGFMGFLALYGVGVSDHSVDMFVASNRKADMAGMHFESPEA
- a CDS encoding MarR family transcriptional regulator; amino-acid sequence: MMNTETLILTHLMAFPGQTPAQIANAIGRTRSTVGASLPVMVAVGDIWSDAEARYYTAEPAGEGDEKYIALCDEAYRLQERNLWNPAAHVWHQAQEATLKPGLREKARIRAIMCVEKAREKDPRPGPDPFCRRGNFR
- a CDS encoding conserved phage C-terminal domain-containing protein — protein: MSVKLSAYVWDGCAAAGMKITSVAIMARLADFSSDEGLCWPSIATIARQIGAGPSTVRTSLRKLESEGWLTTTPRRKGNRNNSNMYQLNVKKLREAAALHLSESDASESDTSKSDASKSGASVSDASKSGAPESDKNTGFHPPESGDDPSVNSTTDPSDKNTSCQVASQPDRDVVITDLAKQVLTHLNQITGSKFQVSRSSLENIRARLAEGYEPDELKLVVDYKNEHWRNTEQEQYLRPATLFIPKNFAGYLQSATKWDKSGRPPCVNGKWQRDVNQTANVDYTIPDGWRGA
- a CDS encoding DUF4222 domain-containing protein — its product is MRILDRRFTDKRGVPVKVIRWEPESNRVIYLRENYEHGECFSPLDQFQRYFREIGVRDER